The proteins below come from a single Pichia kudriavzevii chromosome 2, complete sequence genomic window:
- a CDS encoding uncharacterized protein (PKUD0B03580; similar to Saccharomyces cerevisiae YBR038W (CHS2); ancestral locus Anc_3.224): MSDPFRPNPFTVLQSPVKKPEEAYTPTGSPIRNSPVRNSPSKTAIKYSPAVSFRRGDDNHEFINSSIGRNFIQRATESPFKPTARKLFTEHESPKKGGALARNLDPFSDVDEENDENDIISHYSIFNTDKTHEFKRSTNSNRTELESPKPVFSASTFAAAGGDVNSLQSSLGEIPMLTPKSSRLGYIPPQQDLGVRVTSASSDSTAASSFGAELNEKKTNHSSYFSSDQSTINAPIDNTEEFGSSQLTHSSNSTDYFDKNLMDGAPRIQVRRNNFHKQQTVFRSRTGNLVLDTPIPRLLHDLLPRKGDDEYDFMKYSAVTSDPDDFVEDGFNLRQIELERETEIVICITMYNEDEVALTRTLHAVMKNIEYLNKRTRSHTWGPDSWKKVVVCIIADGRNKVSQGVLEVLSVMGVYQDGIAKSFVNQKEVKAHIFEYTTQVSVDENLKINGGKITPAQVVFCLKEKNAKKINSHRWLFNAICPTLDPNVTVLLDVGTVPNESAVYNLWKAFDLDSNVAGAAGQIVAMKGKYWSKLVNPLVSSQNFEYKMSNILDKPCESAFGYISVLPGALSAYRYSALKNHPDGTGPLQAYFHGETQDTAENADIFSANMYLAEDRVLAWELVAKKNAQWVLKYCKDAKGETDVPETLSEFVLQRRRWLNGAFFAALYSLKQSGAIFSTDHSSLRKFFFMVEFIYQGLTLLFSFFSIANFYITFYYLAGSLIVIGGTGGKVVFEIMNYICICTLLAMLVISMGNKPTGAPMLFWVCVILLTLCGMYALISGFYFLSLMIQSHNAGNAGGLSFASICVSLASTYGLYVLMSLLYLDPWHIISSSLQYFLMLPAYTCLLQIYAFCNTHDVSWGTKGSVEAVQDLGKAIIQTDEKGQQIITTEVLAQQDIDSMYSETVLKLKDRRKKPVNMRGKNSKSGGKKKNVIGKEDYYRDVRSRVVLVWVISNVILVMTITQIWAADSIRSNKYLAFILWSVFGFSVFRFLGSSSYLIHLLLRKIIVSKNKWDLRKEEVPHMNELPNI, from the coding sequence ATGTCTGATCCGTTTAGACCTAATCCTTTTACGGTGTTGCAATCACCAGTGAAAAAACCAGAGGAGGCATACACACCCACAGGCTCTCCAATTAGAAACTCACCAGTTAGAAACTCGCCATCCAAGACAGCAATTAAATACTCGCCTGCAGTGTCTTTCAGAAGAGGTGATGATAATcatgaatttatcaatagtTCCATTGGTCGTAACTTCATCCAAAGAGCTACTGAATCACCCTTTAAGCCCACAGCAAGGAAACTATTCACAGAACATGAATCTCCAAAGAAAGGTGGTGCATTGGCAAGAAACCTTGACCCGTTCAGTGATGTAGAcgaagaaaatgatgagAATGACATTATTAGCCATTATTCAATATTCAATACAGACAAAACCCACGAATTCAAAAGGTCAACTAATTCTAATAGGACAGAACTGGAGTCGCCAAAACCGGTATTTTCTGCAAGTACATTTGCAGCAGCTGGTGGTGATGTTAATTCGCTACAGTCATCATTAGGCGAAATTCCTATGCTAACGCCTAAATCATCGAGGTTAGGCTACATTCCGCCACAGCAAGACTTGGGTGTTAGAGTTACATCTGCAAGTTCTGATTCGACCGCTGCGTCGTCTTTTGGTGCCGAATTAAATGAGAAGAAAACTAACCACTCGTCATATTTCTCCTCTGATCAATCGACAATCAATGCCCCAATTGACAATACCGAAGAGTTTGGTTCCAGCCAGCTCACACACAGTTCTAATTCAACCGACTACTTTGACAAGAATTTGATGGATGGTGCACCAAGAATTCAAGTAAGAAGAAATAATTTCCACAAGCAACAAACAGTTTTCAGGTCAAGAACTGGTAACCTTGTTCTAGATACCCCAATTCCAAGATTACTACATGATTTACTACCAAGAAAAGGTGATGACGAGTACGATTTTATGAAATACTCAGCTGTCACCTCTGATCCTGATGactttgttgaagatggcTTTAATTTAAGGCAAATTGAATTAGAAAGAGAGACGGAAATTGTCATTTGTATCACAATGTATAACGAAGATGAGGTTGCCTTAACAAGAACTCTACATGCAGttatgaaaaatattgaatatttgaataaaaGAACAAGATCTCACACCTGGGGTCCAGATTCATGGAAAAAAGTTGTTGTGTGTATCATTGCAGATGGTAGAAATAAAGTGAGTCAAGGTGTTTTGGAAGTTTTAAGTGTTATGGGTGTTTATCAAGATGGAATTGCTAAGTCTTTTGTTAATCAAAAGGAAGTCAAAGCGCATATCTTTGAATACACAACACAAGTTTccgttgatgaaaatttgaaaataaatggTGGTAAGATTACACCGGCCCAAGTTGTATTCTGCCTAAAGGAGAAAAACgcaaagaaaatcaactcACATAGATGGCTGTTTAACGCAATCTGCCCGACTTTGGACCCAAATGTTACAGTCCTGCTTGATGTCGGTACTGTTCCAAATGAAAGTGCTGTTTACAACCTATGGAAAGCATTTGACTTAGATTCTAATGTTGCCGGTGCAGCTGGTCAAATTGTTGCAATGAAAGGTAAATATTGGTCAAAATTAGTAAATCCGCTAGTGTCTTCCCAGaactttgaatataaaATGTCCAACATCCTAGACAAACCCTGCGAATCTGCATTTGGTTACATTTCTGTCTTACCTGGCGCACTGTCTGCATATAGATATTCCGCTCTTAAAAACCACCCAGATGGAACTGGTCCATTGCAAGCTTATTTTCACGGTGAAACACAAGATACAGCAGAAAATGCCGATATTTTCTCTGCCAATATGTACTTGGCAGAAGACAGAGTTTTAGCCTGGGAGCTGGTTGCTAAGAAAAACGCACAATGGGTTTTAAAATATTGTAAAGATGCAAAAGGTGAAACTGATGTCCCCGAAACTTTATCGGAGTTTGTTTTGCAAAGAAGACGTTGGTTGAATGGTGCATTCTTTGCTGCTTTATATTCACTGAAGCAAAGCGGTGCGATTTTTAGCACTGACCATTCTTCTTTAAGaaagtttttctttatgGTTGAATTCATATATCAAGGTCTAACTTTACTATTCAGTTTTTTCTCCATAGCAAACTTTTACATCACATTCTATTATTTGGCTGGTTCTTTGATTGTTATTGGAGGTACTGGAGGCAAGgttgtttttgaaatcatgaattatatttgcatttgcacATTACTAGCAATGTTAGTGATTTCAATGGGCAACAAACCAACAGGAGCACCTATGCTATTTTGGGTTTGTGTTATTCTATTAACTTTGTGTGGAATGTATGCATTGATATCAGGTTTTTACTTTTTGAGCTTAATGATTCAATCACACAATGCTGGAAATGCAGGTGGCTTAAGTTTTGCATCAATCTGCGTGTCACTAGCATCGACATATGGTTTGTACGTTTTAATGTCCTTATTGTATTTGGATCCATGGCatattatttcttcttcattacAATACTTTCTGATGTTACCAGCTTACACTTGTCTTCTGCAAATTTATGCATTCTGTAATACACACGATGTCTCATGGGGTACAAAAGGAAGCGTGGAAGCAGTGCAGGATTTAGGTAAAGCTATTATTCAAACTGATGAAAAAGGACAGCAAATTATCACAACAGAAGTTTTGGCCCAGCAAGACATCGATTCCATGTACAGTGAAACTGTTTTGAAACTAAAAGACAGAAGAAAGAAGCCAGTTAATATGAGAGGTAAGAACAGTAAAAGTGGTggcaaaaagaaaaacgtCATTGGCAAGGAGGATTATTATAGAGATGTCAGATCTAGAGTTGTCTTGGTTTGGGTGATCTCCAATGTAATCTTGGTTATGACTATTACCCAAATCTGGGCAGCAGACTCCATCAGATCCAATAAATATTTGGCGTTTATCCTTTGGTCTGTCTTTGGATTTAGTGTATTTAGATTTTTGGGCTCATCTTCATATCTCATTCATTTGCTCTTAAGAAAGATAATTGTgtccaaaaacaaatggGATTTAAGGAAAGAAGAGGTGCCTCATATGAACGAGCTTCCCAACATCTAG
- a CDS encoding uncharacterized protein (PKUD0B03590; similar to Saccharomyces cerevisiae YJL089W (SIP4); ancestral locus Anc_1.277), protein MNDNTASMFGLKEVEHISDPNNLSQSSESAAEFSNDNACVSNTCDGTHHHHDGETESCSSGTKNWNIIKNPSNGRTRISQACDRCRARKIKCSGKSDTNPRCTNCEKDGFQCVVSDKLTRNSFPKGYTKNLEKKLLDVELNRNQLLLEIQKLKQKISQLENAGPKPTLAPTSNETPTPTPKSISPSVATAPTVPTAATITTTNTTNNKTTPSVAPHGVLSTCNFMPKCVTDGDGDQLMSKDCGFDTPLPLLDKSIETSRKNAFYKEKVKIDSSGLLVLDQNVMAPFESIFASLKANPFKGYRSLAFQKDNISDLTSTTSTGNSSSVSPEQLNPAVSKQLANYHMNLNRYLNLILYKLIFPLFNSDSKSANGLVYSTNSGNESNKNLDHLIWLFFNDYNKLIPILDFELFYNDYLTFVNTYTIKNSTYVENGIIKKKYYEFNQKDQDILVKLVLILRYTLCQPKINENDYSSAFLPDKSAPDQLEESIKLINLRHLMLMFKNIGFLLSPNRDKLEISLLMFYYLIKFENYNLPNYTDSLHSHKDFLLDIINLNIGLVRALNIDKPNELLETKQTTNKQLIEIQRLKLYWNFRILVKLSEIYFNIPLTDEEYDINPIVENENNSKSHPSSLESIVLVNKDIKITLCLVRLLKIIPWNIMVFVNEQNQNVLMKIDAELSKWKKSVEELYNEDDSVVFNKLKSYYLYFKVLVNINGTIDSSYFIDFINLVYDLTFNNPKSSYKPHEISIEAAESLCLHSFNFHLVTLISITSLQNSKDKAVCEKIYKLIQLYHILVNFKDVDPLITTFAIYIKENIMFSFSDATTIHDDTLKLFSAVDLDRSNNGSLFDKKVLKNSAPKILSTANQPQTNLQQPAPQTQMEFDLNAFSIPSDTSFFDKTSNKRRKSTASTSSVVSSNMSLTSRESSVSMSRRLSGSSNDSMPTLFPSATSPYHNSSSSINSSDLLTSAKKRIIDYAIQPMRTSMNRSRSLSSENRLRKTRVQDRRLSGSNYSGAAVTSRENSVDSIQSRRDTSDIPATHTQATVDDSIISHFLNSQGDSELDPDVGAILNKPISKPSNFKHNSSLLPTIPSEGNLMNIMTSLETSAIEPAEKINGNTGFSLNTIFPSNSNILDSFNAFNSSLTDSNSNKARKNDFSKAFKSNNAKGSISDAFSPNSSNSTSAKEAKNEKVFIDDDDIMRLRKHVMSMKSTPH, encoded by the coding sequence ATGAACGACAACACTGCCTCGATGTTTGGATTGAAAGAGGTGGAGCATATCAGCGACCCAAATAACCTCTCACAATCGAGTGAGTCCGCTGCTGAGTTCAGTAACGACAATGCATGCGTTAGCAATACCTGTGATGGAACACACCATCACCATGACGGCGAAACGGAGTCATGTTCTTCAGGAACTAAGAACTGGAACATCATCAAGAACCCCTCCAATGGAAGAACAAGGATCTCCCAGGCCTGTGATCGTTGTAGAGCAAGGAAGATCAAATGCAGCGGTAAATCAGATACAAATCCCAGGTGTACAAACTGTGAAAAAGATGGGTTCCAGTGTGTTGTCTCTGATAAACTCACGCGGAACTCCTTCCCCAAGGGTTACACAAAGaatttggagaagaagttaTTGGACGTGGAACTTAACAGAAACCAGCTATTATTGGAAATCCAGAAACTAAAACAGAAAATTTCACAATTGGAGAATGCAGGTCCAAAACCAACTCTAGCGCCTACGTCAAATgaaacaccaacaccaacaccaaaatcaatatcgCCTTCAGTTGCAACAGCACCGACAGTACCTACAGCTGCAACCATTACCACCACTAATACCACCAATAATAAGACAACCCCTTCAGTTGCACCGCATGGTGTTCTTTCCACATGCAATTTTATGCCGAAATGTGTAACGGACGGTGATGGTGATCAACTCATGTCTAAAGATTGTGGTTTTGATACACCGTTACCACTTCTTGACAAATCTATTGAGACTTCCAGAAAAAACGCATTCTACAAGGAAAAAGTTAAGATAGACTCTTCCGGACTACTAGTTCTTGACCAGAATGTCATGGCTCCATTTGAGTCCATATTTGCATCTTTGAAGGCAAACCCATTCAAAGGGTACAGGTCTTTAGCCTTTCAGAAGGATAACATTTCGGATCTCACCTCAACTACATCAACCGGGAATAGTTCATCAGTATCTCCAGAACAGTTGAATCCAGCTGTTTCCAAACAACTTGCAAATTACCACATGAATTTAAATAGGTACctcaatttgattttgtaCAAGTTGATTTTCCCCCTTTTCAATTCGGATTCTAAATCTGCAAATGGTTTAGTTTATTCAACTAACTCTGGCAATGAATCCAATAAAAACTTGGACCATTTGATATGgttgtttttcaatgattaCAACAAATTGATTCCTATACTTGATTTTGAGCTGTTCTACAATGACTACCTAACTTTTGTTAACACCTATACTATCAAAAATTCCACTTATGtggaaaatggaataaTCAAGAAAAAGTATTATGAGTTCAACCAGAAGGATCAGGATATCTTGGTTAAACTAGTTTTGATTCTAAGGTACACTCTCTGTCAACCGAAGATCAACGAGAATGATTACTCTTCTGCATTTTTGCCCGACAAGTCGGCACCAGATCAACTTGAAGaatcaataaaattaatcaatttgagacatttgatgttgatgttcAAAAATATAGGCTTCTTGCTATCACCAAATAGGGATAAATTGGAAATCTCTCTACTTATGTTTTATTATCtcatcaaatttgaaaattacAACTTACCTAATTATACAGACTCTCTGCATTCTCACAAGGACTTTTTGTTAgatattatcaatttgaatattgGGTTGGTACGTGCGTTGAACATCGACAAACCCAATGAATTGTTAGAAACAAAGCAGACGACAAATAAACAGTTGATTGAAATACAGAGATTAAAACTTTATTGGAACTTCAGAATCCTTGTTAAATTGTCCGAAATATACTTCAACATCCCTTTGACGGACGAGGAGTACGATATAAATCCAATCGTTGAGAACGAAAACAACTCCAAGTCACATCCTTCTAGTCTTGAATCTATTGTTTTGGTTAATAAGGACATAAAGATTACGCTTTGTTTGGTCAGGTTACTAAAGATAATTCCGTGGAACATAATGGTGTTTGTAAATGAACAAAATCAGAACGTTTTAATGAAGATTGATGCAGAATTATCAAAGTGGAAAAAGTCCGTTGAGGAGTTGTACAATGAGGATGACTCTGTAGTTTTTAATAAGTTAAAGTCCTACTATCTTTACTTCAAAGTGTTGGTTAATATCAATGGCACAATTGATTCTTCCtatttcattgattttattaaCCTGGTGTATGATTTAACTTTTaacaatccaaaatcaagTTATAAGCCACATGAAATTTCCATCGAAGCAGCCGAAAGTTTATGTTTGCATAGCTTCAATTTCCACCTGGTTACTTTGATTTCTATTACCAGCTTGCAAAATTCTAAAGACAAAGCGGTCTGTGAAAAAATCTACAAATTAATCCAACTCTATCACATCTTGGTAAATTTTAAAGATGTTGATCCTTTGATTACCACTTTTGCCATCTAcatcaaggaaaatattatgttttcattttccgATGCAACTACAATTCACGACGATACTCTAAAATTATTCTCTGCGGTAGATTTGGACAGGTCCAACAATGGTTCTCTTTTCGATAAGAAAGTGTTGAAAAATAGTGCCCCAAAAATATTAAGCACAGCAAACCAGCCGCAAAccaatcttcaacaaccaGCACCACAGACACAAATGGAATTTGATCTCAACGCTTTTAGTATTCCTTCCGATACTTCcttctttgataaaacatccaacaaaagaagaaagtcGACTGCTTCTACATCGAgtgttgtttcttcaaatatgtCTTTAACTTCAAGGGAGTCTTCTGTTTCAATGTCTCGGAGATTATCTGGATCCTCAAATGACAGCATGCCCACTCTATTTCCTTCTGCCACAAGCCCATATCATAATTCTTCTAGTAGTATTAATAGTTCCGACTTACTTACATCTGCCAAGAAGAGGATCATTGATTATGCCATTCAACCTATGAGGACGTCAATGAACAGAAGCAGATCGTTATCATCGGAAAACAGATTGAGAAAAACTAGAGTTCAGGACAGAAGACTGTCTGGAAGTAACTATTCAGGTGCAGCTGTCACTTCTAGGGAAAACTCAGTTGATTCCATTCAGAGTCGCCGTGACACAAGCGACATCCCAGCTACACATACCCAGGCTACAGTTGACGATTCCATTATATCACACTTTTTGAATTCTCAAGGGGATTCCGAATTGGACCCAGATGTCGGTGCAATCCTAAACAAACCGATTTCCAAACCATCCAATTTTAAGCACAACTCAAGCTTGTTACCAACAATACCATCTGAAGGtaatttgatgaatatcATGACCTCGTTGGAGACAAGTGCTATTGAGCCAGCTGAAAAAATTAACGGGAATACTGGGTTCAGCTTGAACAccatttttccttctaATTCCAACATTTTAGACAGCTTCAATGCTTTCAATTCCTCATTAACGGATAGTAATAGCAACAAAGCTAGGAAAAATGACTTTTCCAAGGCATTCAAATCGAATAACGCCAAAGGCAGCATTTCCGATGCTTTTTCACccaattcttccaattctACTTCTGCAAAAGAAGCTAAGAACGAAAAGgttttcattgatgatgatgatataaTGAGACTCAGAAAACATGTAATGAGTATGAAATCTACACCACATTGA
- a CDS encoding uncharacterized protein (PKUD0B03600) → MASLKRLRFQIQRYVERRFSTLLLALMAVVFILYSFASMGTNTAKVHKTEKDYFTEYIQSEANPQGKASGANGASGLDAVSTHNFNARLLKQYVKELYDLRPDYELLAQDENQVEYVNIPQQNGIISKSYLENSVSIPPKWLEEVRGKHSLVTGLLREKVKEINKEMAAKVKYSNNHPDETINMDSNLLFKSRGNGAVIVGGHANDETWLALISTRLFRKAGGTLPIEVIIPTREDYKKDAEICDKYLPQLNAQCVILEDILGLTPVIKKFTDESESIEAYIWNRFNDIKKEVAILMSSFDNVLYITPENIMLKPMEHAVFTKQLFKDKGLFVWTDFGLRKTLVDFYKIANVEIGKKKKSEFGLPLTPEVIENLENLSNEVLQDKTNFHDLEGTLPFKQSESSEIIIDKRKHLSTLLLSMYYNFNGHGIYHPLLTGEKEGYWGSKETIIASAHVLGNPYYSINTNVDSNGYMYDDEYHGVSMLQYDPIVDSYSYEAYMKKFSKKGLSKLTWKNYQRWLSASSERRSPLFLNMNNPALRPIELLRDGHVRKENGDRVRLVSSTSYFDNKLETDIWRVMNDYMCYLSIDCAYVNKHFTASQASEKKAFCNQDMKEHLLWVSS, encoded by the coding sequence ATGGCCTCACTAAAAAGACTCAGGTTTCAAATACAGAGATATGTGGAAAGGAGGTTTTCGACGCTGTTACTGGCTTTGATGGCTGTTGTTTTCATCCTATATTCGTTTGCATCTATGGGAACGAACACCGCCAAGGTCCACAAGACAGAAAAGGACTACTTCACCGAGTATATCCAAAGTGAGGCGAACCCACAGGGCAAGGCCAGCGGGGCCAATGGAGCCAGTGGCTTGGATGCAGTGAGCACGCACAATTTCAATGCACGTCTACTCAAACAGTATGTCAAGGAATTGTATGACTTAAGGCCGGATTATGAACTACTAGCGCAGGATGAAAACCAGGTCGAATATGTTAACATTCCACAACAGAATGGAATTATCTCTAAGAGCTACCTTGAAAACTCGGTGTCAATTCCTCCCAAATGGCTTGAAGAGGTTAGGGGGAAACATTCTTTAGTCACTGGTTTATTAAGAGAGAAAGTCAAGGAAATCAATAAGGAAATGGCTGCAAAAgtcaaatattcaaacaaCCACCCGGATGAAACCATCAACATGGACAGCAATTTATTGTTTAAATCCAGGGGGAATGGGGCAGTCATTGTAGGAGGCCATGCCAATGACGAGACATGGTTGGCTCTAATCTCTACAAGGCTCTTTAGGAAAGCCGGAGGTACCTTGCCAATCGAAGTCATAATCCCTACAAGGGAAGATTATAAAAAAGATGCAGAAATTTGTGATAAGTACCTCCCACAGTTGAATGCACAGTGTGTCATTTTGGAGGATATCCTCGGCTTAACACCAGTTATTAAGAAATTCACTGATGAATCTGAATCTATTGAGGCTTATATTTGGAACAGATTTAATGATATCAAAAAGGAGGTTGCCATTCTAATGTCTAGTTTTGATAACGTATTATACATCACACCGGAAAACATCATGTTGAAACCAATGGAACATGCCGTGTTTACAAAGCAACTCTTCAAGGATAAAGGTCTGTTTGTATGGACCGACTTTGGGTTAAGAAAAACATTGGTTGATTTCTACAAAATTGccaatgttgaaattggcaagaagaaaaaaagcgAGTTTGGATTACCGTTAACTCCAGAAGTTATTGAGAATTTAGAGAATCTCTCCAACGAGGTACTCCAAGACAAGACTAATTTCCATGACTTAGAGGGAACCTTACCGTTCAAGCAAAGTGAGAGTAGTGAGATCATCATTGACAAGAGGAAACACTTGAGCacattattattatcaatgtATTATAACTTCAATGGCCATGGAATCTACCATCCACTTCTAACAGGTGAAAAGGAAGGTTATTGGGGAAGCAAGGAGACCATCATTGCATCTGCACATGTTTTGGGGAACCCATACTACTCAATTAACACCAATGTCGACTCTAATGGGTACATGTATGACGACGAGTACCATGGGGTGTCGATGTTGCAATACGACCCCATTGTCGACTCGTACTCTTACGAGGCTTACATGAAGAAGTTCTCCAAGAAGGGATTGAGTAAGTTGACTTGGAAGAACTACCAGAGATGGCTATCTGCATCGAGTGAGAGAAGAAGCCCGCTCTTTTTGAACATGAACAATCCTGCCTTAAGGCCGATCGAGTTGTTGCGGGATGGCCACGTGAGGAAGGAGAACGGCGACCGTGTCCGTCTTGTCTCCAGCACGAGCTATTTTGACAACAAGTTGGAGACAGACATTTGGAGAGTCATGAACGACTACATGTGCTACTTGTCCATCGACTGTGCCTATGTGAACAAACATTTCACTGCGTCTCAGGCCAGCGAAAAGAAGGCCTTCTGTAACCAGGACATGAAGGAACACCTCCTCTGGGTCTCTAGCTAA
- a CDS encoding uncharacterized protein (PKUD0B03610; similar to Saccharomyces cerevisiae YLR025W (SNF7); ancestral locus Anc_2.422): MWNYLFGGAKQKKELPKKAIVDLREHINTLNKKSSYLESQIQDQEALARKYVTTNKNLARNALKKKKKLEGELLKIENQIESLEVQLGAIESANLNVETMKAMKQGARAIKQMHSDFDIDKVDETMDEIREQVEASEEISEAISRPLGSEFVDEDELDEELAALQEEEINSHMVDTHNDVQNQNIQTPMRLESPTSQRINNLPSAPTKKVQPQQQQLPVEDEDEDERALRELQAEMGM; this comes from the coding sequence ATGTGGAACTATCTGTTTGGAGGCGCCaagcaaaagaaggagCTCCCTAAGAAGGCCATTGTAGATTTACGGGAACATATCAATACACTCAACAAAAAGAGTAGCTACCTCGAATCACAAATTCAAGACCAAGAGGCGTTGGCTAGGAAATACGTTACTACAAACAAGAACTTGGCGAGAAATGCCctcaagaagaagaagaaacttGAAGGAGAACTATTGAAGATTGAGAACCAGATTGAATCGTTAGAGGTGCAATTAGGCGCCATTGAGTCGGCTAATTTGAATGTGGAAACCATGAAGGCCATGAAACAGGGCGCTAGGGCAATCAAACAGATGCACAGCGACTTCGATATAGACAAGGTGGACGAGACAATGGACGAAATCAGAGAACAGGTTGAGGCCAGTGAGGAAATCTCGGAAGCTATTAGTAGACCTCTAGGTTCTGAGTTTGTCGACGAGGACGAGTTGGACGAAGAACTAGCAGCCCTACAAGAGGAGGAGATCAACTCCCATATGGTGGATACCCATAACGATgtccaaaatcaaaatattcagACCCCAATGAGGCTAGAATCGCCAACCTCTCAAAGGATAAACAACTTACCTTCAGCGCCTACAAAGAAGGTGCAACcacagcaacagcaactcCCCGTAGAGGACGAGGACGAGGACGAACGTGCCTTGAGAGAGTTACAGGCCGAGATGGGGATGTAA